Within the Setaria viridis chromosome 3, Setaria_viridis_v4.0, whole genome shotgun sequence genome, the region TCCTTCTTTGGTTCCAAACTGCCATCTGCCAACTGGCGACGACCAAAGCAACGATAAATGATTCAGCAAGTTCATAGAGTTAGTCAAGAAACACTTTATAAAAATCCACAAAGCTCATTACCATAGCTTCATCCTGATCCAGAGTTGTTGGATAACCAGCCAATCGAGATTCCAAGTAACCAACAAGTTGATCAAGTACAGCTCGCTCTGTACATGGACTAACCTAGAGAATATATACAGCAGGTGTAAGCAAAATGTTGCTTATATtctagacaaaaaaaaatcatgcagtAAGATTAGTGTGCGGAAATTTTCATTAAACATCTTGCTTCAATTGacaaaaggaaataaataaTACATAGGTACTCAACAGTTTTACCCAAGCTAACATCTACAGCAAGTAACGGCGCACAGGCACTCAACCATGACCCAGGTCAGTTAGACAGAAGGCCAGTATCAATAAAGTATCGAGGCAAAGGTTCTTATGATTGTATCCATCATATTTTAGAAGCACCCAGGCAAATCAATAAAGCAATAAGCAGCAAGATCGAGGAAGGGTAGGCAGACTTACTGGACATGTTTCTCCATCAGAAGAGAGTATGGACTGTATTTCATCCGGATCTGAAATGTATCCTAATCTCAGGTAAGGCAGCATTTCTGCAACAGTTTCTTTCTCTTTACCTACATAGACCTGATTCAACGAGGCAAATCAATATACAAAACTTCTGGTTACACTACAAAAGGAAGTGGGAAGAAAACTAACGTTAAAATTTTGGATAGCAAGCTTTCCATTCCTCTGAGCAACCATTCTCTTTTCTTGGTATTGAGGATCTTCTGTATTTAAGGATGCCTGTAACAGTGATTCAGTTAAGAGTTACACCAACCAAAGCATAAAGAAGAAAGGCGGATGATAAAGATTGTTTACCTCAATTGATATGCGATCAAAGGGATTGtcttcatcaacaaaaccatagtTCAGAACCAGCCTGGAGTTTGTTTGTGGTCCACACCTGTATAATCTACATAATTTGAGGTTCTTGAATGCATGTATCAAAACAATGCACAAAATCTGTGCTAAGCGATAAGCATCTCAGATTGCAAAATATCATGAGGAAGAACACGAATGTTAATAAACGCTGAAGAAAACATAGTACCAGACGATTATTGGCTCCCCAGCCTTATAAGGCCGATCCACCACCAACCGAACAGAATCACCATCAGCTGTCAACATTGCTTTGCAGTTGCTTTTGTAGGTCAATAGTGGTGGTCCCAAAGGAACTAGTGCAAATCTTCGAGCTAAACTAACTTTCTGTCCTTGAATAAGAACAAATACGTCAATAGGAAACACTGCTGATCTCATACAAAAAATGTTAAATATACACGTACTACTTTCTCGTGTTAATGGTGTTATAAGTTGAATAAGCCCTATGAACTTTTCTCTAAACTTTGCAGTGCATCATCTCACTTCTTCCTATTAGACAGTTCTTAAATGATATGTATACTACACTAACAGCAGATGAAGCATCTTTCCAAGGCTCCCTTCTTCCAACATAAATGATAAAATTTGAAATTATATTGCGCACCAAGGTCATTGTAGGTTAGACCATAAGTTTTGGGCCCAAAGCTAAATGACCTGTATTTTCAGTCTATAAAATCTATGGGTACAAATAGAATGCATGCGAAGAACATGTCTACAGAAACCAGAGAAGCACATTAAGAAAGTAGTGAGTGGGTATAAAAACATTGTCAGGTTTTTACGACCGACGATTTCAGGGTCAGGTTTTTACAACTGACAGTATCAGTGTGGCCAGGATGCTCAGCAGTTCATCAGCACTAAATTTTCCTACACTTAAAGCGTTGAGTTTAACAATaaggaagaaataaaataaatgcaCAGTAAACAGGTTCCAGAACAATACTTGTTTAGATAATACCTAAGTCCATAACACAACACATTACCTGCAAATGGACCACACAAGACTGTACTGCAACAAAAGCTTGCTTGAATATCTCAAATGGAAAAGCCTCAGTAGGTATATCAAAAGGGTATTGCTGCACAACAAGAATCAgtgtgaaaaaaaatcaatttacCAATTAGACTGTCCTGGAAAGAAAATATGTTTGGAAGATTAAAGAATACCTGAAACAGTGAGCCTGCCATGAACCACAATGTGTCAAGCTCATTATACTCTCTCCTTACTGCCTCATCTCTAGCAATAACTTCATCCTAAACAGATATCATCTATGTTAGGGTATTAATTTTTCTTACAGAATATTGATTAATCCTTTCCACAGCAAAAAGGTAATCATGCATATTGAGATACAAAGGAGTAAAATCACAAACCTTTAAGGGGCTTCCAGTCAGGTAATCAAGTTCACTTTCAGTCCATAAAAGTGGTGATTCAACAGCTAGCTGCCCCCTTCCTCGGTGTCGGTCGAGCTCCTTAATGTAGGGGTACCAAATGGAATCCTTTCCTTGCTTTTTCTCATACATGAGATATAATGCCAAGCATGCTAGCTCAGACAACTTGTTGTTTGTCAACAACTCAGCTGCATGATGCAGAAGTATCAACAAACTGAAAAGCATATCTATAACATATAGATTAATTACTTATAGCTTCATGTCTGTGCAAAAACAGCATTACTATAATGTAATGCCGTGGGTGAGTaattgttttaaaaaaaactgtacAGCGGGGGAGGCCCCCACTGTGGTAAAAGGGTGAGCAATTGTTACACTTTCTAAGTAGCTGTACCCTTTTAGGGATACCCAGGTTAAATAGAGAAACATCATGAACATAAAAAGCCAAGAAGAATTGCCAAGCCAGAATCAGTAGTGGATTTGCATATCACACAGCAAAATATACAAAGAGCACACAATGCATTAATACAGATGAAACAGAACTATCACATCAATTTTCTGCAACCCTGACTACACAACAAAACATTAGTGAAAGTGGCAGATAACAAATGCAATGTCATGAAAAGATCTATGAAAGAAGAAACAGGTCAAAAGGAGCTAAAGCCGTTTTGCATTTCTAATCAGCTACCAAGTCAAGGTAAAAAAATGTAAacctattttttttggaaatatgaTAAATGTAAAATACCAGCGGCTGCAAACTAGAATGTTAAGTAATAAAAAACATAACAATCGGATGAGCAGCCAACATTTTGGGGGGAAGCCCTAAAAATCTAACCCAGTCTCTCTTATATTTGATTATTCTAAGCATGCCTCTGAATGTAGAGAGATACAACAGACCCGTGTTCAGGATATCTACTCAAGAGTCAAGACCGGAATGAGAGGGGCATACAGTCTTTGGAGCAAAGTAAGCCTGCCATCAGCATATAATTGTCTAAAAGCGCATGTATCAATTTACTGAGATGCTAAATCAATTATTATAGCCAAATGTACATCTAAGAATTGGAATTCCCCCATTCCTAGGGCGTTGCAGAGCTCAATACAACCACACAGAGAGAGTATTAGAGTAGAGCAAGAGGCTATCTCACCGACTGATTCGTCCCCAAGCACCCGCTCCAGCGTGACGACGAATGACATGGGCACCTCGAACGCCACATCCCCCGCCTGCGTAACGAACGAGCCAGCCCAACCAAATCCAGGTCATGATCGCGTCATTGCTACCGGAATCAAAACCCACGCCCTGCCACACTAACCTggagggcgtcgccggcggcgacgtagCGCAGCGGGCGATCCTTGCCCTCGCGCAGGCAGGGGACCGGCCGCTCCCGGATATCCACTTTGGCCCCGGGCAGCCCGCTCGCGCGCAGCCAGTCGACGAAACAGTCGGTGGCAGATTCGGCGGAGGGCCCCACCGCGGGTGCCGGCGGAGCGCGGGCCTCcgctggggaggaggaggaggggagcagGGTGTCGGCGTGgcaggcggcgaggcggagacgcgcgcgggggcgccggcggggccgggcgaggcggcgtggggaggaggggaggaggaggcggccgtggtgggggccggagacggcggcggcggcggcggccggggagacGGAGGCCATGGGCGTTAGGGATTCGGGCGTGGAGCGGCGAGGCGACGGTTGGGATGGGGGAGAGTGGCGGGGCGGAGGTTTGGtggtgcgcggccgtgcggaTGAGGGGAGGGCCACGATTGGGCCAGGTGGACAGATATTTTTTATCGTAGGTTTCATGTCTATTGTATTTCTCTGGAAAAAATGTTTGTATCTGAAGTTTGATTGTGATGTGATTTGTGCTCATGGCGAAATGTTAAACGATAAAAACCTAACTAATAGTGATAATTGTAAAAATAGGTCGTACATGTATATTGTATTTCTAGCAAAATCACAAGAAATAAATTACAAGCTTCGcagaaaaaataagaaataagtTACAAGCTATGATGAATGCCACGTAATAAAGTGCGAAAATACGAATGCACTTAATTCGATGCTACATGTTCGTATAAGAGAGTGCTACTATCTCAATCGAACGACATCCATCCTGCCTTGTAAATAGAGGGCTACGGAATATagtttaatttataaatattttacatCTCTATATGCACGAAGACATCAGCAATAAGCAAGACAACACACATCTCAAATTACAAACAGAAATGAGACAAAGGAATATAAATACTCTCAAACTAATTCGAGCAAATAGATGTGCTTGTCATATGGATAATgtctccatctcaaattattcAAATCAtaagtcattttgactttttagaGGTAGGTCAGTGTCAGTGGAGGTTtcataaaaaattcataacCGTTAAATAAAATACCATATCAACAATTTTACTGACATGACAAAGTCATTATGATGAAAGAGGAGAGGAAGTTTCATCATAcatgagaggagtttcatcatcaTGAAACCTAACAGGCACAGTTACAAGTTCTCAGCTTTGGTAACTGCGTCATGAAATTGTGCACTGAGATCGGTTTATAGATTTTTACTATGTACATAAATGTACTATATTATATCTACATGTATAGTAAATAGTATAAAAAATCCAAagcaacttataatttggaatagaTGAAAGTTGATGTAGAGCTGTTTTAAACCCAAATAAAGTTTCAAATACGTACCAATTCGAGAGAATCAATATTCAACTCATGTCTCCttctaagggcttgtttgggaCTGCTTCACTAAAAAAATAGTTCCACTCCACCAATCCCACCTTTTtgtagctccactccaccaactccaagaaAATAGGAAGtattgacgccggattttgacacgtgctTGGAATTGGCGTCAAAGGAGGAGAAAGGGGGCCGATGCGGCGAGctaaagctacagttgggaatcgaccgattaAGGCTACAGTGTTTCAGCCGACTGGCAAAAGGAGTTGGTAGAGGTTagccgattgggagccagagcGACTTGGTTAGTATGAGCCCAAAGGTGGGCCAGGATGAAGATCAGCTGAAGAgagagattggcccgtgggaagGTAGTAACCGACTttg harbors:
- the LOC117850167 gene encoding fructose-bisphosphate aldolase-lysine N-methyltransferase, chloroplastic — its product is MKPTIKNICPPGPIVALPSSARPRTTKPPPRHSPPSQPSPRRSTPESLTPMASVSPAAAAAAVSGPHHGRLLLPSSPRRLARPRRRPRARLRLAACHADTLLPSSSSPAEARAPPAPAVGPSAESATDCFVDWLRASGLPGAKVDIRERPVPCLREGKDRPLRYVAAGDALQAGDVAFEVPMSFVVTLERVLGDESVAELLTNNKLSELACLALYLMYEKKQGKDSIWYPYIKELDRHRGRGQLAVESPLLWTESELDYLTGSPLKDEVIARDEAVRREYNELDTLWFMAGSLFQQYPFDIPTEAFPFEIFKQAFVAVQSCVVHLQKVSLARRFALVPLGPPLLTYKSNCKAMLTADGDSVRLVVDRPYKAGEPIIVWCGPQTNSRLVLNYGFVDEDNPFDRISIEASLNTEDPQYQEKRMVAQRNGKLAIQNFNVYVGKEKETVAEMLPYLRLGYISDPDEIQSILSSDGETCPVSPCTERAVLDQLVGYLESRLAGYPTTLDQDEAMLADGSLEPKKEVATRLVRLEKKMLHACLQAAKEFINDLPDHTVSPCPAPYAPELK